The following coding sequences are from one Lolium rigidum isolate FL_2022 chromosome 6, APGP_CSIRO_Lrig_0.1, whole genome shotgun sequence window:
- the LOC124660243 gene encoding aspartic proteinase-like yields MGLRHLFGVTCLWTLSCALLLGASSDGLLRINLSKKRLDSETLSAAKLARQERSDGGSRRYFGVSGDDIVPLDNYLDTQYYGEIGVGTPPQNFTVIFDTGSSNLWVPSSKCYFSVACYLHHKYKSTKSSTYKKNGEACTISYGSGSIAGFFSEDSVLVGDLVVKNQKFIETTREESPTFIIGKFDGILGLGFPEISVGSAPPIWQSMQEQKLIAKDIFSFWLNRDPEATAGGELVFGGVDKKHYKGEHTYVPVTRKGYWQFEMGDLLIDGQSTGFCTGGCAAIVDSGTSLLAGPTTIVAQVNHAIGAEGIISTECKQVVREYGEMILEMLVAQTRPQKVCSQIGLCVFDGSHSVSNPIESVVEKEKRGSDLLCTACEMAVVWIQNRLRQNQTKELILQYVNQLCERLPSPNGESTVDCHQISKMPNLAFTIANKTFRLTPEQYVVKLEQSGQTICISGFMAFDVPPPRGPLWILGDVFMGAYHTVFDFGQSRIGFAETA; encoded by the exons ATGGGGCTGAGGCATCTCTTCGGGGTCACTTGCTTGTGGACCCTCTCGTGTGCCTTGCTTCTTGGCGCTTCCTCTGATGGCTTGCTGAGGATCAACCTGAGCAAGAAAAGGCTGGACAGTGAAACTCTGTCTGCCGCAAAGTTGGCAAGGCAGGAGAGATCAGATGGTGGATCTCGCCGCTATTTCGGCGTTTCAGGCGATGACATAGTTCCTCTGGACAACTACCTTGACACCCAGTACTATGGAGAGATTGGTGTCGGCACACCGCCACAAAACTTCACAGTGATATTTGACACCGGGAGCTCCAACTTGTGGGTTCCATCGTCGAAATGCTATTTTTCG GTAGCATGCTACTTGCACCATAAGTACAAGTCAACCAAATCGAGCACTTACAAAAAGAATG GGGAAGCTTGCACAATTAGCTATGGCTCTGGGTCAATTGCTGGCTTCTTCAGTGAGGACAGCGTGTTAGTTGGTGACCTTGTTGTAAAAAATCAG AAATTTATCGAGACAACCCGTGAAGAAAGTCCTACTTTTATCATCGGAAAGTTTGATGGTATACTTGGGCTTGGATTTCCTGAGATATCTGTGGGAAGTGCCCCTCCAATTTG GCAGAGCATGCAAGAGCAGAAACTGATTGCTAAGGACATCTTCTCGTTCTGGCTTAACCGTGACCCCGAGGCGACCGCAGGAGGTGAGCTCGTCTTTGGGGGAGTAGACAAGAAGCACTACAAGGGGGAACATACATATGTTCCTGTCACTCGCAAAGGCTACTGGCAGTTTGAAATGGGTGATCTTCTTATCGATGGCCAATCAACTGGCTTCTGTACTGGCGGTTGCGCTGCAATTGTTGACTCGGGGACATCACTGCTCGCTGGCCCAACA ACCATAGTGGCCCAAGTCAACCATGCAATTGGAGCTGAGGGTATCATCAGTACAGAATGCAAGCAGGTggtgagagagtatggagagatgATCCTTGAGATGCTTGTAGCACAG ACAAGGCCACAAAAGGTGTGCAGTCAAATCGGTCTCTGCGTGTTTGATGGTAGTCACTCTGTCAG CAACCCAATTGAATCTGTTGTCGAGAAAGAGAAACGGGGTTCTGATCTTCTCTGCACTGCCTGTGAGATGGCTGTTGTCTGGATACAGAACCGGCTTCGACAAAACCAAACGAAAGAGCTCATCTTGCAGTATGTGAATCAG CTATGTGAGCGTCTCCCGAGCCCAAATGGAGAATCAACTGTCGATTGCCATCAGATCTCGAAGATGCCTAATCTTGCCTTCACCATAGCTAACAAGACATTCAGATTGACGCCAGAGCAG TATGTGGTAAAGCTGGAGCAGTCAGGTCAGACCATTTGCATAAGCGGGTTCATGGCGTTCGACGTTCCACCCCCTCGTGGCCCGCTCTG GATACTCGGAGATGTCTTCATGGGCGCGTACCACACTGTCTTTGACTTTGGCCAGAGCAGGATTGGGTTCGCCGAAACTGCGTGA